The Amycolatopsis umgeniensis DNA segment GCCTCGGCCAGCTTCTGTGACGGCATGCGGAAGAGGGCGTCGGAGTACACCGTCTCCACCAGCTCCTCCGGGCCTGCCTGCGGGAACGCGGCACGGTAGGCCCGCGCGCCGTCCGGCTGCGGGGCGTGCAGTTCCAGGGCTGCGTGGGCGTCCTCCTCGGTGAACGTGCCGTGCCGTCCGCTCATGACGCTGAAGTACCGGAACTCGTCCCGGGTGTGGCCGACGAGCAGTTCGGTCCCGCTCGCTCGCGCGCCGGTCAGCGCGGGCCAGGGCGTTTCCGGGAGGACCTCGCCATCGACGACGGGGCACAGCGCGGTGCCGGTCTCCGTGAGGCGTCCCCAGCTCTCTCGGTGCGCGTGGAGGTCGGCGTTGAAGGCGGTGAGCTCGGCGGCCAGACGCCATGGATCGATGTCGCGCAGGGCCTCGGCGGTGGGGGCCGCCGCGCCGACCCGGTCCGCGAACGCGGCGGTGACCTGCCGTGCCAGCGCGGGGGTGTTGTGCAGGCCCGGCACCGACTGGGCGATGGCCCGCCGGAACAGGCCGCGCGCGGACTTCATCGTCAGCAGGGCGGCGACCGAGCCCGCCCCGGCGGACACCCCGCCCACGGTGACCCGGCCGGGGTCGCCTCCGAAGGCGGCGATGTTGCGCTGCACCCACTCCAGCGCCGCGATCTGGTCGAGGAATCCGCGGTTGGGCGGCACGTCGTCGAGGAACGCGAATCCCTCCGCGCCCACGCGGCAGTTGATGGTCACCACGACGATTCCAGCCTCCGCCAGCGCTGCCGGGTCGTACATCGGGTCGCTCGACGCCGCCGAGAGGTAGCCGCCCACGGGGATCCACACCAGCACCGGCAGTCCCGCCGCGCCGGGATCCGGAGTGCCGACGTTGAGCGTCAGCCAATCGCTGCCCTGCGGGGAAACGTCGATCGGCAGGGACAGCGGCACCACGGGGCCGAACTCGACAGCCTGCCTCGTCCCCTCCCAGCGGTGCGGCGGCGCGGGCGCGGCGAAGCGGAGCGCTCCGACCGGGGGCTGGGCGTAGGGGATGCCGCGGAACACCGCGTGTCCCTGTCGCCGTCGTCCCTGCACCACACCTTCCGTGGTCCGTACCTTTGGCTGTTCGGACATGACGCTTCCTTCCCCTCAAGCGACCCCCAGGTTATGGGTCAGGTGTATTATGTCAACTGTATTGGAA contains these protein-coding regions:
- a CDS encoding carboxylesterase/lipase family protein — translated: MSEQPKVRTTEGVVQGRRRQGHAVFRGIPYAQPPVGALRFAAPAPPHRWEGTRQAVEFGPVVPLSLPIDVSPQGSDWLTLNVGTPDPGAAGLPVLVWIPVGGYLSAASSDPMYDPAALAEAGIVVVTINCRVGAEGFAFLDDVPPNRGFLDQIAALEWVQRNIAAFGGDPGRVTVGGVSAGAGSVAALLTMKSARGLFRRAIAQSVPGLHNTPALARQVTAAFADRVGAAAPTAEALRDIDPWRLAAELTAFNADLHAHRESWGRLTETGTALCPVVDGEVLPETPWPALTGARASGTELLVGHTRDEFRYFSVMSGRHGTFTEEDAHAALELHAPQPDGARAYRAAFPQAGPEELVETVYSDALFRMPSQKLAEANAAAGGTSYLFELCWVAPALGGVLGACHSLDVPLAFGTLDSPVGTQLIGEEPTLEAVALSRELQEAWVRFVTTGDAGWSAHRPGGHLTRVLDTESKTLPYPEQTSRQIWEGHSPAPFDLSS